A genomic window from Oceanobacillus timonensis includes:
- a CDS encoding catalase produces the protein MDEKSSRNQKPDNKDIKQEQLDQFRVRDSGEPMTTQEGKKRSQDQDQLKAGIRGPSLRQDYEFLEKMSHFVHEEIPERVVHARGYSAYGEFECYQSMKYVTKAGFLQEAGKKTPITVRFSTVQGAKGSYDTARDLRCKGVKLYTEEGNVDLTTIAMPVLINQDAMKFPDAMHAYQAKQADDIPTASGAHDRFWDYVANNDEALHMVLWIMSDRGILRSYRMMESWSINTYLFVNEQDVATFVRYVWKPVLGVHSLLQDEALKIGGLDPDFHRRDLREAIDNGAYPEYELGVQLISMEDEFKFDFDVLDPAKFWPEELVPVQMIGKLTLNRNIDNYFTESEQVGFNPANVVPGIDFSNDPVLQGRLMAYRDTQQHRLGSPNYVELPINRPICPFHNNQRRGAMRQRIDVDKVNYHQNSLANNTPYTVPPEEGGYKDYPGKVEGYKIRARSESFKDYYSQPRIFWNSLTPIEKQHTIEGLSYQIGSVESESVRQQMVDKQLVHVDKEMASIVADNIGVNRPSGSNVSVSTRYPSLSQSNTPRYAYTQKVGVLIGDGFGNEVANTLNILKQEGVFVEIISKNLGTVTGADGTKIKVDKTFLTTSPYLIDSLYVVGGSSKNQAKFNSDVTEYLHVAYKHYKPIGVASTGESYIQASEGNNLAGVIFAANNPNFEEEFISAIAEQRFWNRT, from the coding sequence ATGGATGAAAAATCATCAAGAAACCAAAAACCTGATAATAAAGATATCAAACAAGAGCAGTTAGATCAGTTTCGTGTACGAGATTCTGGGGAGCCAATGACAACACAGGAAGGAAAAAAAAGATCACAAGATCAGGACCAATTAAAAGCCGGCATACGTGGTCCTTCCTTACGTCAAGATTATGAGTTTTTGGAAAAAATGTCGCATTTTGTCCATGAAGAGATACCGGAAAGAGTGGTTCACGCGAGAGGTTACAGTGCTTATGGAGAGTTTGAATGTTATCAGTCCATGAAATATGTGACAAAAGCTGGTTTCTTACAAGAGGCAGGTAAAAAGACGCCTATAACGGTCCGTTTTTCTACAGTGCAAGGAGCTAAAGGGTCTTATGATACAGCGAGGGATCTGCGCTGTAAAGGTGTTAAGCTGTATACAGAAGAAGGAAATGTAGATTTAACAACGATTGCAATGCCTGTATTAATTAATCAAGACGCGATGAAGTTTCCAGATGCAATGCATGCGTACCAAGCGAAGCAAGCTGATGATATACCAACAGCTAGCGGAGCCCACGACCGTTTCTGGGATTATGTAGCTAATAACGATGAAGCACTTCATATGGTGCTGTGGATCATGTCTGATCGAGGCATTTTAAGAAGCTATCGGATGATGGAATCATGGTCTATTAATACGTATCTGTTTGTTAACGAACAAGATGTCGCAACCTTTGTAAGATATGTTTGGAAGCCTGTTCTTGGCGTCCACTCTCTGCTACAAGATGAAGCACTGAAAATAGGCGGACTCGACCCTGATTTCCACAGAAGGGATCTCAGGGAGGCCATTGATAATGGAGCTTATCCTGAATATGAGCTAGGCGTTCAATTAATCTCAATGGAGGATGAATTTAAATTTGACTTCGATGTTCTTGATCCTGCAAAGTTTTGGCCAGAAGAGCTTGTTCCTGTTCAAATGATCGGTAAGTTAACATTAAATAGAAATATCGATAATTACTTTACAGAGTCAGAACAAGTTGGATTTAATCCTGCAAATGTCGTTCCGGGAATTGATTTTTCTAATGATCCCGTTTTGCAGGGAAGATTAATGGCGTATCGAGATACACAACAACATCGACTTGGCAGTCCCAATTACGTTGAATTACCGATTAATCGGCCAATATGTCCGTTTCATAATAATCAGCGGCGAGGTGCTATGAGACAACGTATCGATGTTGACAAGGTAAACTATCATCAAAATTCTTTAGCAAATAATACGCCATACACAGTACCTCCAGAAGAAGGCGGCTATAAAGATTATCCTGGGAAAGTAGAAGGCTACAAAATAAGAGCCAGAAGCGAATCGTTCAAGGATTATTATTCGCAGCCCAGAATTTTTTGGAACAGTTTGACCCCTATTGAAAAGCAGCACACAATTGAGGGGCTCAGTTATCAAATTGGAAGTGTAGAAAGCGAATCTGTCCGACAGCAAATGGTTGATAAGCAGCTTGTTCATGTTGATAAAGAGATGGCGTCGATTGTTGCCGATAACATTGGTGTGAATCGCCCAAGCGGGTCCAATGTTTCTGTTTCTACAAGGTATCCTTCTCTCAGCCAATCCAATACACCTCGTTATGCATATACGCAAAAAGTAGGCGTACTGATTGGTGATGGCTTTGGTAATGAGGTAGCAAATACACTTAATATATTAAAGCAAGAAGGAGTTTTTGTTGAAATTATAAGTAAAAATCTTGGTACAGTCACCGGCGCTGATGGCACAAAAATTAAAGTTGACAAAACTTTTCTTACAACAAGTCCTTATCTTATTGACTCCCTTTATGTTGTAGGAGGTAGTTCCAAAAATCAAGCAAAATTCAATTCTGACGTTACAGAATACCTGCATGTAGCTTACAAACATTATAAACCAATTGGTGTTGCCTCTACCGGAGAATCTTATATTCAAGCATCAGAAGGAAATAATTTAGCTGGAGTCATTTTTGCTGCAAATAATCCAAACTTTGAGGAGGAATTTATCTCCGCCATTGCAGAGCAGCGTTTTTGGAATAGAACATAA
- a CDS encoding Asp-tRNA(Asn)/Glu-tRNA(Gln) amidotransferase GatCAB subunit A, producing the protein MTDIPYLTATELGPLIRSRQLSPVELTKNILNRIDKFDLTLRTYITPLHDSALKQAREAEENIMRGEYNGPLHGIPIGIKDNYYTEGIRTTVGSKLFADFTPRKNATTVEKLLGAGGIMLGKQNLHELAAGSTGTNPFFGDTRNPWDIRYMPGGSSGGGTASLAAGLATLATGTDTFGSIRLPAAMCGVYGLKPTYGLVSTYGVFPSAMSLDTAGPMARSISDLALMLHYMAGYDANDPVSLKVSIPDYTENLNKGIKGVKIGIPTYYLEGLNPDVEKLFHQAIATLRSLGAEIKEIVIPELDMSTVTGYVTVTGEASALHHKWLQTHAEDYSADIRTFFLAGTLTNTPQYIQAQQARRKIVEGFQKAFKDVDILLGPTIPMITSAYSEQWVDQNLEVIRRCLPFTVPVNLTGTPSLSVPMGLDSKGLPSGMQFIGKPLSEKLLLQAGNAWESTAPLHFTIQN; encoded by the coding sequence ATGACAGATATACCCTACTTAACTGCTACAGAACTTGGTCCGTTAATCAGATCACGACAACTATCCCCCGTAGAATTGACAAAAAATATTTTAAATCGGATTGATAAATTTGATTTGACACTTAGAACGTATATTACCCCGCTTCATGATTCCGCTTTAAAACAAGCAAGAGAAGCGGAAGAAAATATTATGCGTGGCGAATATAACGGACCGCTCCATGGAATTCCAATCGGTATCAAGGATAATTACTACACAGAAGGGATACGAACTACAGTTGGTTCCAAACTTTTTGCCGATTTTACCCCTCGTAAAAATGCAACGACGGTAGAAAAATTGTTAGGTGCAGGAGGAATTATGCTAGGAAAACAGAATCTACACGAACTTGCCGCTGGTTCAACTGGTACCAATCCATTCTTTGGTGACACACGAAATCCATGGGACATTCGGTACATGCCAGGTGGGTCAAGCGGTGGCGGAACTGCTTCCTTAGCAGCTGGGCTGGCAACACTTGCGACTGGAACAGATACATTTGGCTCCATTCGCTTACCCGCAGCAATGTGTGGTGTTTACGGATTAAAGCCGACCTATGGGCTTGTTAGTACGTATGGTGTTTTCCCCTCAGCAATGTCACTAGATACAGCTGGGCCAATGGCAAGATCCATTTCAGATTTGGCCCTCATGCTTCATTATATGGCGGGGTATGACGCAAATGACCCTGTAAGTCTTAAGGTGTCTATACCCGATTATACAGAAAACCTAAATAAAGGAATTAAAGGAGTAAAAATAGGTATTCCTACGTATTATCTCGAGGGATTAAACCCAGATGTAGAGAAGTTATTCCATCAGGCAATTGCAACACTTAGAAGTTTAGGGGCTGAAATAAAAGAAATTGTCATTCCTGAATTAGACATGTCAACAGTAACAGGTTATGTAACTGTCACTGGAGAAGCATCTGCTTTACATCACAAATGGTTACAAACGCATGCAGAGGATTATTCTGCAGACATACGAACCTTCTTTTTAGCCGGGACATTAACGAACACACCACAATACATCCAAGCCCAACAAGCAAGAAGAAAAATAGTTGAAGGATTTCAGAAAGCCTTTAAGGATGTCGATATATTGCTTGGCCCAACAATTCCTATGATAACCTCCGCATATAGTGAACAATGGGTAGATCAAAATTTAGAAGTTATAAGGAGATGTTTGCCTTTTACTGTTCCTGTTAATTTAACCGGTACACCAAGTTTGTCGGTCCCAATGGGCTTGGACAGCAAAGGCCTCCCATCCGGTATGCAATTTATTGGAAAGCCTCTTTCCGAAAAACTGTTACTTCAGGCAGGAAATGCATGGGAAAGCACGGCACCATTACATTTTACTATTCAGAATTAA
- a CDS encoding nucleotidyltransferase domain-containing protein, translated as MATVDNIIQDIKEELDGLPGVVGIVLGGSRARGTHSSDSDIDIGIYYDESKGFNTNDIEKSALNLNDEKKEHLITSLGEWGEWINGGGWLVVQGYHVDLIFRDIKRVSKVIDDCLSGLVSIHYQTGHPHGYLNVMYMGELAICNVLSDSEDTLGELKNKTEPYPEKIKEAMVKYFSFEASFSLMFMESNANKDDISYVMGHCFRSISCLNQVIFAKNKVYCINEKKAVAMIQDFPIKPINYKKRIDEIVSFLSTDSDKTNKAVENLKGLISETEAL; from the coding sequence ATGGCAACTGTCGATAATATAATTCAAGACATAAAAGAAGAACTAGACGGACTGCCAGGTGTGGTAGGAATCGTGTTAGGTGGATCTCGGGCGAGAGGAACTCATAGTTCGGATTCTGATATAGATATTGGAATTTACTATGATGAATCAAAAGGTTTTAATACCAATGATATCGAAAAATCAGCATTAAATCTTAATGACGAAAAAAAAGAGCATTTAATCACTTCCTTAGGTGAATGGGGTGAATGGATAAATGGTGGGGGTTGGTTAGTTGTACAGGGTTACCATGTAGATCTTATTTTTCGTGATATTAAACGAGTCAGTAAAGTTATTGATGACTGTTTGTCAGGTCTAGTATCCATTCATTATCAAACAGGACACCCTCATGGTTACTTGAATGTCATGTACATGGGGGAATTAGCTATTTGCAATGTTTTATCTGACTCTGAAGACACATTAGGTGAATTAAAAAATAAAACGGAACCCTATCCCGAAAAAATTAAAGAAGCGATGGTTAAATACTTTTCTTTTGAAGCTTCTTTTTCCCTGATGTTTATGGAGAGCAATGCTAATAAAGATGATATTTCATATGTGATGGGCCATTGTTTTCGAAGTATTTCTTGCTTGAATCAAGTTATCTTTGCGAAAAACAAGGTGTACTGCATCAATGAAAAAAAGGCTGTAGCCATGATTCAAGATTTTCCGATAAAACCAATAAACTACAAAAAACGTATTGATGAAATTGTTTCTTTTCTCTCAACAGATAGCGATAAGACAAATAAAGCTGTAGAAAACTTAAAAGGGTTAATTTCTGAAACCGAAGCACTATAA
- a CDS encoding aminoglycoside phosphotransferase family protein encodes MGRQNELVPKFVQQKAKNLGYEGEKWLHNLKDIIHDLEQRWDIHIKKTLEGGSEAFVAEVTTQDGDNAILKVMMPQMEGNSVIGQEVEALRIANGDGYVRLIKEDISQRAILLERLGPPLHQLGYSTQEEIEIICSSIKYSWKNIQQPHQLRSIYDLIEWFRNFIPKLWKDLGKPCSKALIDQSLTFLESRLTNINFTTAVLVHGDAHHGNVLQDSTKPQPSFKLIDPDGLIGEPSYDLGILMREWLDDLIEDPLEIGQKRCALLRELTGVDTQGIWEWGYIQLISTGLFLIKSGQEPFGYKMLKVAEAWKENSS; translated from the coding sequence ATGGGTAGACAAAATGAACTTGTTCCAAAGTTTGTTCAACAAAAAGCGAAAAACTTGGGTTATGAGGGTGAAAAATGGTTACATAATTTAAAGGATATAATTCATGATTTGGAACAAAGATGGGACATACATATCAAAAAAACACTTGAAGGAGGATCGGAAGCTTTTGTGGCTGAAGTTACAACCCAAGATGGAGATAATGCCATTCTAAAGGTGATGATGCCTCAAATGGAAGGAAACTCAGTGATTGGGCAAGAAGTTGAAGCTTTACGGATTGCAAATGGGGATGGTTATGTACGTTTAATCAAAGAAGATATAAGCCAAAGAGCTATCTTATTGGAACGTTTAGGTCCACCTTTGCATCAACTGGGATACTCAACCCAAGAAGAAATAGAAATCATCTGTTCGTCGATTAAATATTCATGGAAGAACATACAACAACCACATCAATTACGATCGATTTATGATCTTATTGAATGGTTTAGAAATTTTATTCCAAAACTCTGGAAAGACCTTGGAAAGCCATGTTCAAAGGCACTCATCGATCAATCGCTCACCTTTTTAGAATCTCGATTAACCAATATAAACTTCACAACAGCTGTTTTAGTTCATGGTGATGCTCACCATGGAAATGTTCTTCAAGATTCAACTAAGCCTCAACCTTCATTTAAATTGATTGACCCTGACGGTTTAATAGGTGAACCATCCTATGACCTAGGCATTCTCATGCGTGAGTGGCTCGATGATTTAATAGAAGATCCTTTAGAAATTGGTCAAAAACGTTGTGCCTTGCTTAGGGAGTTAACTGGCGTAGACACACAAGGGATATGGGAATGGGGATACATTCAGTTGATCTCTACTGGTTTATTTTTAATCAAAAGTGGTCAGGAGCCATTCGGTTATAAAATGCTTAAGGTAGCAGAAGCTTGGAAGGAGAATAGCTCATAG
- a CDS encoding YndM family protein, translating into MDHLKALGIKFVVIAVVVYSLFGILYNANLMNLFWISLLVTGISYLIGDLFILRKFGNITATIADFGLAFVSIWLLGDLFLAEGMPTILLSLTAAFFITCVEPFIHVYIQNRFSDDHQKGFGNGNRLQTEFAKEMDAQMIKSKKERKDK; encoded by the coding sequence ATGGACCATTTAAAAGCACTAGGTATTAAATTTGTTGTTATTGCGGTTGTAGTTTATTCCTTATTCGGTATTCTTTATAATGCTAACTTGATGAATTTGTTCTGGATCAGTTTACTTGTTACAGGTATTTCCTACCTTATTGGTGATTTATTTATATTACGAAAATTTGGCAATATTACAGCTACCATTGCAGATTTCGGACTAGCATTTGTTTCAATTTGGTTATTAGGAGATTTATTTCTCGCGGAAGGTATGCCTACAATTCTCCTTTCCTTAACGGCTGCTTTCTTTATTACCTGTGTGGAACCTTTCATTCATGTCTATATACAAAATCGATTTTCGGATGATCATCAAAAAGGGTTTGGAAATGGGAACCGATTACAAACCGAATTTGCAAAGGAAATGGATGCACAAATGATCAAAAGTAAAAAAGAACGAAAAGATAAATAA
- a CDS encoding DUF3231 family protein, which translates to MGILSGNPKDEPMHYGEVFAVWSFLTTAKSLVAGNQIHLNHAGDKDLQKLLDEAIQSGQQEVKQLEELLKENGIGLPPTPPERPKANLEDIPVGARVQDMEIAAALASQTAGGLVACSKIMGESIREDIAMIFGQIHTQKATFGAKVLKLNKEKGWLITPPLHQNKTDN; encoded by the coding sequence ATGGGAATTTTAAGCGGAAACCCTAAAGATGAACCGATGCATTACGGAGAAGTTTTTGCAGTATGGAGCTTCCTGACTACTGCTAAAAGTTTGGTTGCCGGTAACCAAATTCATTTAAACCACGCAGGTGATAAAGATCTGCAGAAATTACTTGACGAGGCTATACAATCTGGGCAACAAGAGGTTAAACAGCTTGAAGAGCTATTAAAAGAAAATGGAATTGGCTTACCCCCAACTCCGCCAGAACGTCCTAAAGCTAACTTGGAAGATATTCCAGTGGGAGCACGTGTTCAAGACATGGAAATAGCAGCTGCCCTGGCTAGTCAAACGGCTGGGGGGTTAGTTGCATGCAGTAAGATAATGGGTGAATCAATTCGTGAAGATATTGCGATGATATTTGGACAAATCCATACACAGAAAGCAACATTTGGAGCAAAAGTTCTTAAACTTAATAAGGAAAAAGGGTGGTTGATTACTCCGCCTTTACACCAGAATAAGACTGACAATTAA
- a CDS encoding FMN-binding glutamate synthase family protein has product MKKLVNKYGKVLMEDDYQENVLEMLTGFRHMGIQDTFENNLRAEYGDVLNRPLGSSKTWPDFEKLTFIPAQVATFPAEYTEQVDMKITIGPNAKKPMQLDIPLMISGMAYGVALSKEVRLALADAVNQVGTALNSGEGGVLDEEIDGTDNYILQFSKTSWSKEDGLIKKASMIEIKFGQGALMSAGVVIPADELEGEIREVLNLDDGEDAIIHNHFFENQTLEDFKKLVQELKEVTGGVPIGAKIAAGGKIEEDIDALLEIEVDYIAVDGGQAATHGGPPILAEDFGIPTIHGLHRAQQHLQKKKAREDVSLIISGGLFTPGQFLKAIALGADAVYLGSAALFAISHKQVLNAIPFEPPTQIVWYDGKYKDDFNRQDGSESLVNFINASIKEMEEGIRMMGKTALSEVTKDDLVSYDETVAHDMEVSYSIHSYKEVSKKSKEEPMIEL; this is encoded by the coding sequence TTGAAGAAACTGGTAAATAAATATGGGAAGGTTTTGATGGAAGATGATTATCAAGAAAATGTACTTGAAATGCTAACAGGTTTTAGACATATGGGAATCCAAGACACCTTTGAAAATAACTTGCGAGCTGAATATGGGGATGTGCTAAATCGGCCGCTTGGTTCTTCAAAAACATGGCCGGACTTTGAAAAGCTGACCTTTATACCTGCTCAGGTAGCTACGTTTCCAGCGGAATATACCGAACAAGTAGATATGAAAATAACAATCGGCCCAAATGCGAAGAAACCAATGCAATTAGATATACCATTAATGATCAGCGGCATGGCTTACGGGGTTGCATTAAGCAAAGAAGTGAGATTAGCATTGGCAGATGCGGTAAACCAGGTTGGCACCGCGCTTAATTCCGGTGAGGGAGGTGTTCTGGATGAAGAAATTGATGGAACAGATAACTATATATTGCAATTTTCCAAGACAAGCTGGTCAAAGGAAGATGGGCTTATTAAGAAAGCGTCCATGATTGAAATCAAATTTGGACAGGGAGCATTAATGAGTGCGGGCGTAGTTATTCCGGCTGATGAACTGGAGGGCGAAATTAGGGAAGTTTTAAATTTAGATGACGGAGAAGATGCAATTATCCATAATCATTTCTTTGAGAATCAAACATTAGAGGACTTTAAAAAACTTGTTCAGGAATTAAAAGAGGTAACAGGAGGCGTTCCGATTGGTGCAAAGATTGCCGCGGGCGGGAAAATAGAAGAGGACATTGATGCTTTATTAGAAATCGAAGTAGACTATATTGCTGTCGATGGAGGGCAGGCAGCAACACACGGTGGTCCGCCGATATTGGCAGAGGACTTTGGGATTCCTACGATTCATGGATTGCACCGGGCACAGCAGCATTTGCAAAAAAAGAAGGCTAGGGAAGATGTCAGTCTGATTATTTCAGGCGGGCTGTTTACCCCGGGCCAGTTTCTTAAGGCTATCGCATTAGGAGCAGATGCTGTTTATTTAGGATCCGCTGCTTTATTTGCCATCTCTCATAAACAAGTTTTAAATGCGATTCCCTTCGAACCGCCTACTCAAATTGTCTGGTATGACGGCAAATATAAGGACGATTTCAATAGACAAGACGGGTCAGAATCATTAGTCAATTTTATCAATGCTTCTATAAAGGAAATGGAAGAAGGCATTCGAATGATGGGGAAAACAGCCTTGTCAGAAGTGACGAAGGATGACCTTGTTTCTTATGATGAAACCGTTGCCCATGATATGGAAGTTTCTTATAGTATTCATTCTTATAAAGAAGTTTCTAAAAAGAGTAAAGAAGAACCGATGATTGAGCTCTGA
- a CDS encoding Ger(x)C family spore germination protein, whose protein sequence is MNKTYLFLLCCLCCLLSGCWDEVNIEERGFVIGTALDLAEEQQSEGSPLVTMTNQFVVPAGLGTPSEGGSGNEKPYKNLSLSGHSLFQITREMALVQGNSPFYEHLKLIVVSADLASEPYLFANTMDLLIRDPEMRRETKVVISEEDAEDILEIESEMEPLPAMQIELINENMDKSGALIEPIRIGDLNENMLEKNNYLIPRVRSVDGRMMFNGTAIFHGKSNRLIGFISGQDTFSVNLITGDLKGGYAQFEIDNNLMVYEIKRAKSSIKIDTDQANHVTIDVTIDLEGNIGESFGGKSLLNKEYMDDLDKKVSKSLEKRVSDIIKKGQEEIGVDFFGFSEIMQEKHHQEWTKIKDDWDEGEEYFQNATINVTVDATIRGIGVTNQSKD, encoded by the coding sequence ATGAATAAAACATATCTATTCCTTCTATGTTGTCTTTGTTGTTTACTTTCCGGATGCTGGGATGAGGTTAATATTGAAGAGCGGGGGTTTGTGATCGGTACTGCTCTTGATTTGGCTGAGGAACAACAATCAGAAGGCAGCCCGTTGGTAACAATGACGAATCAGTTTGTGGTTCCTGCAGGGCTAGGTACTCCCAGTGAGGGGGGCAGTGGTAATGAAAAACCTTACAAAAACTTATCTCTCAGCGGGCATAGTTTATTTCAAATAACCCGAGAAATGGCACTCGTTCAAGGCAACTCCCCTTTTTACGAGCATTTAAAATTAATCGTGGTATCTGCAGACTTAGCGAGCGAACCATATTTGTTTGCCAATACAATGGACCTGCTTATCCGGGACCCCGAGATGCGGAGGGAGACAAAGGTAGTGATTTCCGAAGAAGACGCGGAAGATATTTTGGAAATTGAATCCGAAATGGAACCGCTCCCGGCTATGCAAATTGAACTTATTAATGAAAATATGGATAAATCAGGAGCGTTAATTGAGCCGATTCGAATAGGGGATTTGAATGAAAATATGTTAGAAAAAAATAATTATCTGATTCCAAGAGTCCGCTCGGTGGATGGTCGAATGATGTTTAACGGTACAGCTATCTTTCATGGGAAAAGTAATCGATTAATTGGTTTTATCAGCGGCCAGGATACGTTTAGTGTGAATTTAATAACAGGCGATTTAAAAGGGGGTTATGCTCAATTTGAAATCGACAACAACTTGATGGTTTATGAAATAAAGCGGGCAAAAAGTAGTATAAAAATAGACACGGATCAGGCAAATCATGTGACAATTGATGTGACGATTGATTTAGAGGGAAATATTGGGGAATCATTTGGCGGAAAATCCTTGTTAAATAAAGAATATATGGATGACCTAGATAAGAAGGTAAGTAAAAGTCTAGAAAAAAGGGTATCCGATATCATTAAAAAGGGACAAGAGGAAATTGGGGTAGACTTCTTTGGATTCAGTGAAATCATGCAGGAAAAGCATCACCAGGAATGGACAAAAATAAAAGATGATTGGGATGAAGGCGAAGAGTATTTCCAAAATGCAACAATAAATGTTACGGTAGATGCCACTATCCGGGGAATTGGCGTAACGAATCAATCAAAGGATTAG
- a CDS encoding GerAB/ArcD/ProY family transporter: MKRFKYADERISEKEIMIAIPSIVIGVGILSMPKELASVTVGSDGWIPLLIVGLFATLITWAIAKFASGFQGQTFLTYASNIVTKPVAIILTSMFAVLSIFITAYQIRKISNISQQYLFDQTPIEVIAVTFLLVVVYAVSGSRVALFRINMMFMPIILFIALTLVVFNVGWLDIGNLMPVFQTPLNGYVEVLKNTGGISYLGFGILWFYLSLVDKPKKAPKAAAIGMCIPIGLYMILFIMCISTFGNAVTSNLLYPVIELAKVVEIPGGFFERFESIFFVIWIMAIFITATMAMDIGVLALNLIFKKSEKLKIIFILTPIIYLVGMFPQDIVEVDFLGSIMGWMMIILNITVLILLSVVAKIRGVKRNE; the protein is encoded by the coding sequence ATGAAAAGGTTTAAATATGCAGATGAAAGAATCAGTGAAAAAGAAATCATGATTGCGATCCCATCCATTGTGATTGGGGTAGGAATTCTTTCGATGCCAAAAGAATTAGCCTCCGTTACGGTAGGATCTGATGGTTGGATTCCCTTACTTATTGTAGGATTATTTGCTACCCTTATAACTTGGGCAATAGCCAAATTCGCATCAGGCTTTCAAGGGCAAACATTCCTTACTTATGCATCCAACATCGTAACGAAACCAGTGGCAATTATTTTGACCAGTATGTTTGCTGTTCTCTCCATTTTTATAACTGCATATCAAATTCGTAAAATTAGTAATATATCGCAACAATATTTATTTGACCAAACGCCAATCGAAGTCATTGCAGTGACCTTTCTGCTGGTTGTTGTCTATGCTGTTTCCGGCTCAAGGGTCGCTTTGTTTCGAATCAATATGATGTTTATGCCGATTATTCTTTTTATCGCACTTACGCTTGTGGTATTTAATGTAGGCTGGCTTGACATAGGGAATTTAATGCCTGTATTTCAGACACCTCTTAATGGTTATGTGGAGGTGCTGAAAAATACAGGTGGAATCTCGTACCTTGGTTTTGGGATTTTATGGTTCTACCTTTCCTTGGTTGATAAACCCAAAAAAGCTCCAAAGGCAGCTGCAATTGGTATGTGCATCCCGATTGGCTTATATATGATTCTTTTTATCATGTGTATTAGCACGTTTGGTAATGCGGTTACTTCCAATTTACTTTATCCAGTCATAGAGCTGGCTAAAGTGGTGGAAATCCCTGGTGGATTTTTTGAACGGTTTGAATCTATTTTCTTTGTTATATGGATCATGGCTATTTTTATTACCGCAACGATGGCCATGGACATTGGTGTTTTGGCATTAAATTTGATTTTCAAAAAATCGGAGAAACTAAAGATTATTTTTATTCTTACTCCCATCATATATCTCGTTGGTATGTTTCCGCAAGATATTGTGGAAGTGGACTTTTTAGGATCCATAATGGGTTGGATGATGATTATTTTAAACATTACAGTTCTTATATTGTTGAGTGTGGTTGCTAAAATCAGAGGGGTGAAGCGCAATGAATAA